In one Alphaproteobacteria bacterium genomic region, the following are encoded:
- a CDS encoding MGMT family protein: protein MKTFSDKVRDIVRKIPKGKTMTYKAVAAKAGNPKAARAVGAIMRTNYDPSIPCHRVIASDGSMRGYVRPRRRPAQQ from the coding sequence ATGAAAACGTTTTCAGATAAGGTCCGCGACATCGTACGCAAGATCCCAAAGGGGAAGACCATGACGTACAAAGCTGTCGCTGCTAAAGCCGGCAATCCGAAAGCTGCACGCGCGGTTGGTGCCATAATGCGCACGAATTACGACCCATCGATCCCGTGTCATCGCGTTATTGCAAGCGACGGCTCAATGCGCGGCTACGTTCGTCCGCGCCGCCGGCCGGCCCAACAATGA